A window from Elusimicrobiota bacterium encodes these proteins:
- a CDS encoding bifunctional acetate--CoA ligase family protein/GNAT family N-acetyltransferase translates to MNISNPLNTESPDPSLYPGDPAHDVFRGDKGSLDVFFRPKSVAVVGATEHAGTVGRTLLWNLISSSFGGTVYPVNPKRPSVLGIKAYPRLSAIPDAVDLVVIATPAPSVPDIIAECVSLGVPGAIIISAGFKESGAEGAALEKRVREIARGKMRILGPNCLGFMCPPSGLNATFAKGIAAKGNVGFLSQSGALCTAVLDWSFREKIGFSAFVSLGSMLDIGWGDLIDYLGNDPKTESIVIYMESVGDARSFMSAAREVSLSKPIIVIKAGRTDAAAKAAVSHTGSLVGRDDVLDAAFERCGVIRVDAISDLFQMAGVLARQPRPKGPRLTIVTNAGGPGVLAADSLIENGGHLANLSLETMKELNSFLPAPWSHGNPVDVLGDADAARYGHAFEAAAKDPNSDGLLLILTPQDMTDPTGSAQQLALKAGAMRGKPILASWMGGESVEAGRTILAGAGVPVFKYPDTAAKIFCTMHSYNSNLQSLYETPHLSVGGDAPVDRKSVDELIQTARSSGRTVMTEDESKRLLALYGIPTVETKLATTADEAVREADSLTYPIVLKLHSKTITHKSDVGGVFLNLGDAAAVRRAFDAIKKNVEALKGPGHFDGVTVQRMIRWDGYEVICGASPDPQFGPMLLFGTGGKLVEIYQDKALGLPPLTSTLARRMMAKTKIWKALQGVRGQKVSDLAALERVMIRFSWLVLEQTAVKEIDINPLLVSPEGVIAMDARVALYTPEEEKTRVRSAIRPYPSVYDKPAVTKDGTSVRFRPVRPEDEPLLVEYHAKVSDRSVVSRYMRSFELSERVAHERLRRVCFVDYDREMVIVAEQPGSNGKPACLWAVGRLSRSSSTLNAQWSMLVADPYQHRGVGTAFLKNMVDIARAEGVKTLWAEIRQENKDMLHISQRLGFRHTTCTDGTVRVTLSL, encoded by the coding sequence ATGAATATTTCGAATCCATTAAACACCGAATCCCCAGATCCTTCCCTCTACCCGGGGGATCCCGCCCACGACGTTTTTCGAGGGGACAAGGGGTCGTTGGATGTTTTTTTTCGACCGAAATCCGTGGCGGTTGTGGGGGCGACGGAACACGCGGGGACTGTGGGGCGAACCCTTCTCTGGAACTTGATTTCTTCTTCTTTCGGCGGAACTGTTTATCCGGTCAATCCCAAGCGGCCGAGCGTTTTAGGAATTAAGGCCTATCCCCGGTTGTCGGCCATTCCGGACGCGGTGGATTTGGTGGTCATCGCCACTCCGGCTCCCTCCGTCCCCGACATCATTGCGGAATGCGTGTCCCTGGGGGTTCCCGGCGCGATCATTATTTCGGCGGGATTTAAAGAGAGCGGGGCCGAGGGCGCCGCCCTTGAGAAGCGCGTTCGAGAGATTGCTCGGGGAAAGATGCGTATTTTAGGGCCCAACTGTTTGGGTTTCATGTGTCCGCCCTCCGGTCTGAATGCCACTTTTGCCAAGGGGATCGCGGCGAAGGGGAATGTGGGTTTCTTAAGTCAATCGGGGGCCCTCTGTACCGCGGTTTTGGATTGGAGTTTCCGCGAGAAGATTGGGTTTTCCGCTTTTGTTTCCCTCGGCTCAATGTTGGACATCGGGTGGGGCGATCTTATCGACTATTTGGGCAACGATCCCAAAACGGAAAGCATTGTGATTTACATGGAGTCCGTGGGCGACGCGCGGTCCTTTATGTCGGCGGCGCGGGAAGTTTCCCTTTCCAAACCTATTATTGTGATTAAAGCCGGGCGCACCGACGCGGCCGCGAAAGCCGCGGTGAGCCACACCGGGTCTCTCGTTGGTCGTGACGATGTTTTGGACGCGGCGTTTGAGCGGTGTGGCGTGATTCGGGTGGACGCGATCTCTGATCTTTTTCAAATGGCGGGTGTGTTGGCCCGTCAACCGCGTCCCAAGGGGCCCCGTTTGACCATCGTGACCAACGCGGGTGGGCCCGGGGTTCTTGCGGCGGATTCCCTCATTGAAAACGGGGGACATTTGGCGAATCTCAGCCTGGAGACCATGAAGGAACTGAACAGTTTTCTTCCGGCTCCCTGGAGTCATGGAAACCCCGTGGACGTGTTGGGTGACGCCGACGCGGCCCGTTATGGCCACGCGTTTGAGGCGGCGGCCAAAGACCCCAATTCCGATGGGCTTTTGCTGATCCTCACGCCCCAAGACATGACCGATCCCACGGGGTCGGCCCAGCAGTTGGCTCTTAAAGCCGGTGCCATGAGGGGGAAACCGATTCTGGCCAGTTGGATGGGGGGGGAATCTGTGGAGGCGGGCCGTACCATTCTTGCGGGAGCCGGTGTCCCCGTGTTTAAATATCCCGACACCGCCGCCAAAATTTTCTGCACCATGCACTCCTATAATTCCAATCTGCAATCTCTCTACGAAACGCCCCACCTTTCTGTGGGGGGGGATGCGCCGGTGGATCGGAAAAGTGTGGATGAATTAATTCAGACCGCGCGGTCTTCCGGGCGAACCGTGATGACGGAAGATGAATCCAAGCGGCTTTTGGCCCTTTACGGTATTCCAACGGTTGAAACCAAACTGGCCACAACCGCGGACGAGGCGGTAAGGGAAGCCGACTCTCTGACGTATCCGATCGTTTTAAAACTCCATTCCAAGACCATCACCCACAAATCCGATGTGGGGGGAGTGTTCCTCAACTTGGGAGATGCGGCGGCTGTGCGCCGGGCTTTTGACGCGATTAAAAAGAATGTGGAGGCTTTAAAGGGGCCCGGTCATTTTGATGGGGTCACCGTTCAGCGGATGATCCGCTGGGATGGGTATGAAGTGATTTGCGGGGCGAGCCCAGATCCTCAATTTGGACCGATGCTCCTTTTTGGCACTGGGGGAAAATTGGTGGAAATTTACCAGGACAAGGCTCTGGGCCTTCCTCCCCTCACCAGCACATTGGCTCGACGGATGATGGCCAAAACGAAGATTTGGAAAGCCCTTCAAGGGGTGCGGGGGCAAAAAGTTTCCGATCTCGCGGCGTTGGAACGGGTGATGATTCGGTTCAGTTGGTTGGTTTTGGAACAAACCGCGGTGAAAGAAATCGATATCAATCCCTTGTTGGTTTCTCCCGAGGGTGTTATTGCCATGGACGCTCGCGTCGCTCTTTACACCCCGGAGGAGGAGAAGACCCGTGTTCGGTCCGCCATCCGGCCTTACCCATCGGTTTACGATAAACCGGCCGTGACCAAAGACGGGACGTCCGTTCGGTTTCGGCCCGTGCGGCCGGAAGACGAACCTCTTCTGGTGGAGTATCACGCTAAAGTCTCGGACCGAAGCGTGGTCAGTCGTTATATGCGGTCTTTCGAATTGAGTGAACGGGTGGCCCACGAACGGTTGCGCCGGGTGTGTTTCGTGGATTACGATCGGGAAATGGTGATCGTGGCGGAGCAACCGGGATCTAACGGAAAACCCGCCTGCCTCTGGGCGGTGGGCCGCCTTTCTCGGAGTTCTTCCACCCTGAATGCCCAGTGGTCCATGTTGGTGGCGGACCCTTACCAGCACCGTGGGGTGGGAACCGCGTTTTTAAAAAACATGGTGGACATTGCCCGGGCGGAGGGCGTTAAAACTCTCTGGGCCGAAATCCGGCAGGAAAATAAAGACATGCTTCATATTTCCCAGCGCTTGGGATTCCGTCACACGACCTGTACGGATGGGACGGTAAGAGTGACCCTATCCCTCTAA
- the nrfH gene encoding cytochrome c nitrite reductase small subunit has translation METRPRPKRIVVFLLVLFFGAAGGLGIFTFIYAKGYSYMSNDPAACANCHAMDGHLSGWVKSTHHAVATCNDCHLPEGLVGKAYTKGSNGFWHSFYFTTGRYPDPIRIKPHNRDVVEANCRRCHGDTVEAMEGPLLSSRQLSCVRCHGEVGHS, from the coding sequence ATGGAAACCCGGCCGCGCCCCAAGCGGATCGTTGTTTTTTTATTGGTCCTTTTCTTTGGGGCGGCGGGAGGATTAGGGATTTTTACGTTTATCTACGCTAAGGGCTATTCCTACATGAGCAATGACCCAGCCGCCTGCGCCAATTGCCACGCCATGGATGGCCATCTGAGCGGTTGGGTTAAATCCACGCATCACGCGGTGGCCACGTGCAACGATTGCCATCTTCCGGAAGGGTTGGTGGGAAAGGCGTACACCAAAGGGTCCAATGGTTTTTGGCACAGTTTTTATTTTACCACGGGTCGTTACCCCGATCCGATTCGCATTAAACCTCACAATCGTGATGTGGTGGAAGCCAATTGTCGTCGGTGTCACGGGGATACCGTGGAGGCCATGGAGGGACCGCTGTTGTCCTCCCGTCAGCTGTCCTGTGTTCGGTGCCACGGCGAAGTCGGCCATTCCTAA